In the genome of Suncus etruscus isolate mSunEtr1 chromosome 3, mSunEtr1.pri.cur, whole genome shotgun sequence, the window TTTTGTGGGTaggtttgagtcacatccagctgtgatcagggatcacacctgatagAGCTCAAGGGTCCATATGCAATGCAGGAGAAAAAATCTAGattggtcacatacaagacaaacaccctatccactgtattttctctccaaaACCTAGAAATATGCACATTTAAAGGGAACccacttgttttgatttttaaatttttgaaaaagttCTCATATTTAGGCTGTTAATTTTGTAGGAATATAAAGTGCAGCTAACAAAAATTTACATCTACACTAGTGAAATGCACCATAATAAAATATCCTTACTATCAGACCAATGcaatagaataaataaagaatCCATAAGTAAACCCGAAAAATAGGGAAACAAGACtaaaatgtagagaaaaataaaacaactaaaacgACATCAAGATAAATACATTTTGCACTGTAAAAGATTTAgcctagaaagataatacagtgcatagggtgcttgccttgcatgtaactgacctagCTTCAATCGCCAATACCAATTTGGTCATTTGAGCCTCACCAGGActtatccctgagctcagatccaggagtaagcccagaacattgCCTTtcatgacccaaaaataacaaaaaatacacttgactgaaaaaaaaaagtatttgcacACTATATAATATTCATGATATATAGAGCACTCACAGaactcaataataataaaaactccatcaaaaatagggagaacaccccctctccccctttcctccggatctccaggtgggtttctgggaggagctcatggggcaccctgggttttccccactcccaggccgggtctggggaccggcctaggttgggcttaaatccctgtccttcgggcttgggagggtctctctcccttcctggagctggatttttagcagcacgggcgggcagctggcagacctccgtatgtgccagcggccttttggcctggcctagggtggggggcccggacctgggtcacccgaaccccctctccccctttcctccggatctccaggtgggtttctgggaggagctcatggggcaccctgggttttccccactcccaggccgggtctggggaccggcctaggttgggcttaaatccctgtccttcgggcttgggagggtctctctcccttcctggagctggatttttagcagcacgggcgggcagctggcagacctccgtatgtgccagcggccttttggcctggcctagggtggggggcccggacctgggtcacccgacccccctctccccctttcctccggatctccaggtgggtttctgggaggagctcatggggcaccctgggttttccccactcccaggccggctctagagggtggatcagggggtgtagtttgatctggggggaggcaaataatttctcagctatactcaggctatcactggcaatttcataccagtctacattttgaaaccgatcatatgctcctcccaaccatcagtaccccagatttacccttcttaacttcagtaacacacagcttcaatctctgaccaaagacatacagtagatcttacaaatcccagaactatttagaaggacacaaatcgaacacatattgaacacatatatcttttgaatattttatggttattttctttaactgctgtaactctctatatattcttctaccatgatgtttctatccacttttcatcttgtcttttctttgtaagctgttcagtaaggattgtggtggaactgtccctcagtttgatgcctatgattgaactatgtcatgaaaattgctggtcttgttcctattgcctccagatgcaccaataacgcttcgtggcattgatccttgtttgcatagacacattaaaatgggaaaacactatacatacagattagttattatctaataaatctcattacaatgtaccttacaccctgaatattgatataatgacctggcataggcctcagttgaatgggcattctccattcacgctggaaccaggcaagctatctacgaaacatccaaggtcttttatagcaacagttggaagcagtcctctaccaggaaagacactaccgagggtgtgacatcgacctcttaataagacacttccgtttacactgagaagacgtgacaacaacaatgacctgcgagaagacatgacaacaacgatgacctgctctacaggacatggttctctctattgccccttaagtgtgaggtgaaacgagaggatgctctgcaccatcctgactgcaatatgggatatgcagactccaggatctttaatacagaagaatgataccaacaacagagactatgtgaggaatggaggtgtattgccactacagactatgacttgaattggacaaactagtttgcctggagcctagagtcagtcctgtgccaggaaacttcaggggtaaggtctccatgtatttagaccataatttgtctttccatgtcccttatgttttggtgggcctatgcaaacaaatgccactttaatatcgttttttactatgttctcttgactccaatccttaagaaaaacaacccattaaaacttttgaggttaacttaaactagtaagcatgtgcatggaactagataaatgtactttgccctcaatgtttaaagagttacataagtctaatatctttagattatatggtgtgctgctaagaaacaatatgtactacaactggggatttgagggacaaagtaattgtattgtacatgggttcagttttgtttttcttaatgttctttggctaaaagttcaaggctgggatatcatcgatggaactactgagaatcctgtttatgggtgattgggcttccactgtaactttaccctgtcctctttctttgcatctttgttgtcataattaaaataataaaaaaaataattagggcccggagagatagcacagcggtgtttgccttgcaaacagccgatccaggaccaaaggtggttggttcgaatcccggtgtcccatatggtcccccgtgcctgccaggagctatttctgagcagatagccaggagtaacccctgagcacctcggggtgtggcccaaaaaccaaaaaaaaaaaaaaaaataattaataaaaaaaaaaaatagggagaacagaATAGGCATATTTCCAAAGAAGATTTAAAATTGGCCAGCAGACATATGAACAGCATTAATTATAgggaaaattcaaattaaaatgacaaaaagatTTCACCACATACTAGTGGTAATAGAGAATGATTTATATCAAAAAGTCTGGAATCCACCAGAGCTGGGGAAGATGTAGtgagaaaagaatatttattctttttggagGTTCATAAACTTATTCAACATCTATAGAAAATAGTCTGGAGacttctcaaaaatttaaaaatagaacttccAAATGATCTAGTAATTCTACTCCCCGAGTCTCCAAgaacacaaaattttaaataaaaatttaatctaattaaaaattaaatgcaaacCTATGTAAAACCTATGTTTATAACACTATTAATAGTAGCCAACTtctaaaaacaacccaagtgtatAGCAACAGATGATAGAATAAAGAATATGTGGTATATACcatcataaaattatattcaatcgtaaaaacaaaaacaattaaatctGGAATAGTTACAATATGGATAAACTAgagtttcttttttacctttttgtttgtttctttgtttgttgggtcacacccagtggtgctcagaagttaatcctggctctgtgctcagaaatcgctcctggcaggtgggggggggggcatatgagatgctggaattcgaactgcCTTtgggctgcacacaaggcaaatgccctaccactgtgctatctctccggccccatagagtatcttttttaaaaaaatactataaagtaTTGAATAATATCaatcatctgtggaatataaagaaacaaagcaatagaaTAAGCAATAGTCACTAAAAATAACCCATGACTCTGAAAAGAGAAGCTGGATAACAAAATAGGGTTGGTGGCTATGGGGACAAATGGAGGAGAAGGGTAAATCGTGGACAAGAAAGATCTAGAGATAGTGGTGAAGAAATTTTGACACTTTGGTGATGAGTATGGGGAACTTTATTCCTAATGCATCAATATCAATATGATTATAAACTCTGTGATctcaataaaatacaaacaaaatttatttaaaaaaagatccaTAACGTAGCTTTCAATAGATGTGTATTCATTTCTACCTCAAAATATTttcaaccaaaatataaaattttcctctTACACAAAAATCTATCACTATATAGGATAATTCCAAATTCTTATCTTTGTAGTCAGAGACAACGTGCAATTCAGATTTCATAAGCActtaaaaatgttctatatttaaatttcatatttttaaaaagacactataattaaattaaaaagacactattaattaaattaaattagtaaaCAACAAAAATGGAAGTACAATTTAGAGATGATTGTGGCAGTAGATGTTTGTTTATTCTTGGATGAGAGGTTTAGAGATTCAGCAGTTCTCAGTCACTATTCctctctatgtgctcagaagtgacccttggcagtgctcaagggaccatatgtggtgacaacTTATATCTGAATCAAGATCAGTGAGatgccttaactcttgtactatctctccagcccctaacacgggtctcaaactcacggcaccgtacaacattttgtggccctgccctagaggaatctttttttgttctgttttattttagttgtttgggccacaccgcccaatgttcaaggcttactactgactttgcactcaagtatcaccccgactttgcctcctgtggcccccaggtaaatggagtttgagacccctgccagtgATAGAGGATTTAATGGATGGAGCAATGATCAAAACTAGGGACTTAGCGACAAGAATGAATATAaggcaaataatttcttccatatttcacCACTCTGATATTTATGTCAAAGCTCATAAATTCTCTGTTCTAGACTCTAGatgccaaacaaaaaataataaacaacaataaatctGAAAACAAACCGAATTTGGCAAACCAATGCTATTTTAAGAACATCGTGAacctttatttgtaaattttcaaattattttaaaaatattgttttttgggggccgggaaggtggcgctagaggtaaggtgcctgccttgcaagtgctagcgtaggacggaccgaggttcgatcccccagcgtcccatatggtccgcccaagccagggtcgatttctgagcgcatagccaggagtaacccctgagcgtcaaatgggtgtggcccaaaaaaaacaaaaaaaagaaaagaaaaagtaaaaaaaatattgcttttttaaaaggGTGTAAGGTCTGCTTTgtgtgagctagcctaggacggactgcagtttgatcccccggcattccatatggtcccccaagccacgagcaatttctgagcacatagtcgggagtaatgcctgagcattacaggagtggcccaaaaaccaaaaaccaaaaatcaaaaaaaaaaaaaaaaaaagaagtgagcatataaatttttattatttgaatagtttagttcttaaaaaaataaaaaatatagaataaattagTGATGTTTTGAGAGATAATGACATatcatatataaaacatttatatatctgTAAGTATTTTATCAATATGGTCAAGTAGTAATTATTCAGACAACTGATACAAGTTTTTGTTAACCATGGATAAATAAGGTGGTCTTATTTTTGCAAAAGGCAatctttttgtgggggaggtattgactcatacctggcagtgttcaagggcttttcccagctctgtgttctggAGTGAAAGAAGTTCTCAAGTTAGTATATGTGGGACTCAAACTATGGTTAAGCccacttgtattatttctttggccccaaataatcatttatatttaaaggcTTAAAACATTAGAGTAAGATTCGAAATTATGATTTGAACATCACTGAAAGATCAATTCGTTGAAAGACTTTAAATTCTCTCACCTCAGCTCAAATTATATATCAATTTAGATATATAAACCATAAATAGATTATGGCAAAACAGTCACTTCATTTTCATAAAGAATccattataaacatgattatgcttaattttaaatGAACACATAACCACATGCATGCAAATCCTCATTTTAACTCAACTTTATACACTTTTGAAATCAAACCTAAATATATGAACTCTTCTCTAGATATTAAACagagcaaaatttaaaatatgagattATTAAAATAATCGGTATGATTATTTTTCAATTCTCTTTTAAGAGTATTAAAGAACATATTTGAGTGATCATGGGATGGAATAAAAACTTTCTATAGATGACTgtagaggtttttatttttaacttccttAGCAGAATTTGTCTTCATTAGTAACATGGCTAAATAGAAAAAAGTCCATCTTTTAAAGAGTTATCAGACATCTGTGATAGAATTTCCTGTGGCTCagattaaaacttaaaataggtCGCAAAGAAACATGTCACAAAATGTTCTCATTTAGTAATCTTATAGCTTACTACCTATACATGTCCATTGTTATTCCTTTGACTTTTCTATAGGttcatatatatttgaaataaaaagttggagaaaataatttctttttcactaccaatgtttccccccccccaaaaaaaaaactgtttgatCCAATATAAGAGCCATGGGCCATTAATAAAACTATGTTCTTCCAGCTGTCCTCATTTTGagagaatttaatttatttacatgaGAAAAAAGTGCTAATTTACTCAGGGCAAAGAGATGAGAAAGGAGTTTCAAAATTGGGGAGTTTGCCTGTCATACAGATGTTACATTTCAGGAAACTGGCTCTGAGTTCCTCTCCAAATTCTCCCCCTACCAGGAACCGATGCTATCTGCAGGGAGATGCGGGAGGCCTCCTCTACAGTGTGAGTGCAGAAACAAGATAAGGAAAATACAGTGACCCCAAACTGAAAGGAGATGCATCTCCCTGGGAAGTTCATTTGGATGCATCTCCACATCGAGCCAGGGAAATGGTAAACACTATTAGAAACCAGGctgataaagtattttaaaaaatataaaatgtacaatCCTCTGCTCAGCTTCAAGGAATGACGactttgaaaactattttattgtAAATGCACGTGTTTCTTTTACTCAGGGTCGTAAGGAATAGGAAACTTCTCTAAGGctaaggggagggggagggattACACATTAATTTTGAAATCCAAATCCAGAGAGTGAAGACTCAGGGACAGTGCCTTTTACAAGAGCATTGGGCATGTGGTGTTTAATAAATAGAGGCTTTTAAAAATTCCTgttgtgagaaaatattttcctaactacccaaaagacaaagaaaaaacattGAGTGTTGACAACATGGTATTAAAATGCCACCCCTACCCAATTTGTtatccataaatatatatatattctttttaattttctctaagcCAGCACATTGGCTCCTACTATCTTACTTTTATGTCATTATCTCTCTGCCATACACACAAGTCATAGCTGGGGATTTTCAACTCGCGGTGAAGCTATGCTGAGATTCCAGATCTCAGTGGTGTTGGCATGAGCTCCGGTCTCTTCAGTCATAGAGAAGACAATATCCTAGGGAGATTGGAATTAGTCCTATTTTGCACCATTCAAGCCAAAATGCTGCTTATCAAGAAGCAAGTAATTGCTAGCTAATGGCTACAGGGGAAACAAACCATTGCACTTCAATCTAAGCATCTATTGGCACATGACAATAAAGAAAGCAGAAGAAAGTGTAAACATAAAGTGGGGACAGTTTCTCCAGGACATTAAATAGCAAACATTAAGAAGGCAAGTTACCTCATCCGACTGGGAGGGACTGATCCTGGGCATTGGCGATACTTGAGGCGTTTTCAACTGTGTGCTGTTGCTATCTGGCACAAGCTCTCGGTGGACTGTTTGGATGTGGTTCTGGAGTTCATTTTCAGACTCAAACTTTACATTGCAACTCGAGCAGCGTGTCTTCAGTCCCCCTGCCTTGCTTTTCCCCTCCATGGCGCTCAAATTCTCATTCTGGCCCAAGCTTGGCCTACTAGAGCCGGGAGGGATATTGACTCCTGGGCTACTACTCTTACTGAGATTCACACAGCCAGCACACAGACCATAGGGCAGGCCATTGATGTCAAGTTTCACCAGATCTTGCTTGGAACGGAATTCTTTGAGGCATGAGGCGCACTTGTACAGTTTGGGGAGGTGCTGGCCACGCCCTGTGGTCTGGACTGCTGCCCCATTCCCTGTCTTTTGCATGTGGAATGTCCCGTGGATTTTGAGTTCTAAAGTGGACGTGACCGTTTGCATGCAGACCACACAGCGGAATCCCGTCAGGGAGTTCCTCAAGTCAGGATGCATTTGGCAATGCTCTAAAAACTCTTCTTCACTCTGGAGAGGCATCTTGCAAATCCGGCAGTTCCCGGTATCGAGACTCTTACTGTGCGTGACTTTGTGCTCGGTGAGCGTTAAGAGGGAGGGAAAGCGCTCTCCACAAATGGGGCACATGTAGTGTTTGACAGGGCCGAGGTGGGTCTGCATGTGTTCCCGGAGGCCATTCTCCGAGAAGAAAGTTCGAGAACATACGTTACACTTATAATTCCCTTTAATGAGCTCGGCTTTCTTCTTCACGATGGCACTCTCCCCAGGTCGGATGTTGTGGTCCCGGAGCTGGTGGTTCTGCAGCAGCGTCTCCATGGTGTAGGCCGCCCCACAAATGTCACACCCGTACATGGGCTCTGAGGTATCCACGTCTTCTTCACTCCCGTCGTGGCTGTTGTGGGACTCCTGGCTGTTGGTCAGCAAGGTCTGCAGCTCCACTTCTTCCTTCTGCACCTGCTCAGAAGCCCCATTTGTCCCACAGTTGGGTGTCTTGGTTTCGAACACACAGTGCTTCTCTCTCAAGTGCTTCTCCAGGAGGATGATGGCGTGGAAGGCCTTGCTGCAGAACTTGCAGTTATACTTCTTGCTGTGAGTGGTGATGTGGCACTGCAGCTCCACCTCGGTGCCGAAGGACTCGCCGCAGAAGATGCACTTGTGCACTTTCCCTTGGTTCTCTAGGTGATTGTGCTTCACGTGGAGCTGCAGGTCCGTCTCGTTGCGAAAGTCCCAGTTGCAGGAGGTGCAGCGGTAGACTTTCTTCTCGTTGCTGTGCTTCACCGCCAGGTGAAGCTGAATGGAGACTTTGGAGTCGAACACTTCTTGGCACAGGGTGCAGCGGAAGAAGACGAAGGTGTGCATGTCCAGCAGGTGTTTCTGAAGGTCATCCACGGACGTGAACTGCTTGTCACAGCTCTCGCAGATGTAATACGTTGAGGTGATCATGAAATGAATGGTGACGTGCTTCAGCAGGGACTCCTGGTTGGGGAACTCCTTGTTGCACTGAGGACAGGTCAATTTCGGAAGCACAGTGTCAAGATGAGTTTTCAGGTGAGTCTGAAAGCTGTCGAGGTTTGTATACTTAGCACCACACTGGTTACAGATATATTCTCCTGTGGGACGGGCAGATGCCCCTCCCACGGCCTGCATCATCTTAAGCGATGTCTGCTCTATGGCCACCGGAGACAGAGGACTCAACGCCCTGGATTTTTTCCCATTGTGAATGTAATTCAGGGCCAAGGGAATGTTTTTATGATTCTCTTTGATATGCTTATTCAGCTTAAGAACGCTGTTGAATATTGGCGAATTCGTACAATAGGAACAAGAATAGACTTCTACTACTGGTTCTTTTGGGGTCCCAAGCACTGGAGACCCAAACCGGGAGCCACTGAGGTCACAATGGACCTGTCTTATATGCTCTTCAAGGGAAGAGTCAGTGAGAAACCCCATGTAGCAATGGGGACAAAAGAAGGCATTGCTATCCTTCGCTGCAGGGTTCGCAAATCCATGAGAACATCGGATGTGTTCCTGAAGAGTGTTGAGGTCATTGACAACTTCGGAGCAGAAGTTGCACTGGTAGACTATGGCAGGCATGGCAGACACAATCATACCTGGATCCTGAGCTTCATGCACTTGCTTAAGATGTTCATTTAGGTTATAGAGTGAGGGCAACACCTCCAAGCAAT includes:
- the ZNF521 gene encoding zinc finger protein 521 isoform X1, with the translated sequence MISSVITYRASPCGLGAPSGAILMALGALLPFSIIMWTTGATAQSKTLQLFAFRMSRRKQAKPRSLKDPNCKLEDKTDDGEAIDCKKRPEDGEELEDEAVHSCDSCLQVFESLSDITEHKINQCQLTDGVDVEDDPTCSWPASSPSSKDQTSPSHGEGCDFGEEEGGPGLPYPCQFCDKSFSRLSYLKHHEQSHSDKLPFKCTYCSRLFKHKRSRDRHIKLHTGDKKYHCSECDAAFSRSDHLKIHLKTHTSNKPYKCAICRRGFLSSSSLHGHMQVHERNKDGSQSGSRMEDWKMKDTQKCSQCEEGFDFPEDLQKHIAECHPECSPNEDRAALQCVYCHELFVEETSLMNHMEQMHSGEKKNSCSICSETFHTVEELYSHMDSHQQPESCNHSNSPSLVTVGYTSVSSTTPDSNLSVDSSTMVEAAPPIPKSRGRKRAAQQSSDLAVPSSKQAKVTYSCIYCNKQLFSSLAVLQIHLKTMHLDKPEQAHICQYCLEVLPSLYNLNEHLKQVHEAQDPGMIVSAMPAIVYQCNFCSEVVNDLNTLQEHIRCSHGFANPAAKDSNAFFCPHCYMGFLTDSSLEEHIRQVHCDLSGSRFGSPVLGTPKEPVVEVYSCSYCTNSPIFNSVLKLNKHIKENHKNIPLALNYIHNGKKSRALSPLSPVAIEQTSLKMMQAVGGASARPTGEYICNQCGAKYTNLDSFQTHLKTHLDTVLPKLTCPQCNKEFPNQESLLKHVTIHFMITSTYYICESCDKQFTSVDDLQKHLLDMHTFVFFRCTLCQEVFDSKVSIQLHLAVKHSNEKKVYRCTSCNWDFRNETDLQLHVKHNHLENQGKVHKCIFCGESFGTEVELQCHITTHSKKYNCKFCSKAFHAIILLEKHLREKHCVFETKTPNCGTNGASEQVQKEEVELQTLLTNSQESHNSHDGSEEDVDTSEPMYGCDICGAAYTMETLLQNHQLRDHNIRPGESAIVKKKAELIKGNYKCNVCSRTFFSENGLREHMQTHLGPVKHYMCPICGERFPSLLTLTEHKVTHSKSLDTGNCRICKMPLQSEEEFLEHCQMHPDLRNSLTGFRCVVCMQTVTSTLELKIHGTFHMQKTGNGAAVQTTGRGQHLPKLYKCASCLKEFRSKQDLVKLDINGLPYGLCAGCVNLSKSSSPGVNIPPGSSRPSLGQNENLSAMEGKSKAGGLKTRCSSCNVKFESENELQNHIQTVHRELVPDSNSTQLKTPQVSPMPRISPSQSDEKKTYQCIKCQMVFYNEWDIQVHVANHMIDEGLNHECKLCSQTFDSPAKLQCHLIEHSFEGMGGTFKCPVCFTVFVQANKLQQHIFSAHGQEDKIYDCTQCPQKFFFQTELQNHTMTQHSS
- the ZNF521 gene encoding zinc finger protein 521 isoform X2, which produces MSRRKQAKPRSLKDPNCKLEDKTDDGEAIDCKKRPEDGEELEDEAVHSCDSCLQVFESLSDITEHKINQCQLTDGVDVEDDPTCSWPASSPSSKDQTSPSHGEGCDFGEEEGGPGLPYPCQFCDKSFSRLSYLKHHEQSHSDKLPFKCTYCSRLFKHKRSRDRHIKLHTGDKKYHCSECDAAFSRSDHLKIHLKTHTSNKPYKCAICRRGFLSSSSLHGHMQVHERNKDGSQSGSRMEDWKMKDTQKCSQCEEGFDFPEDLQKHIAECHPECSPNEDRAALQCVYCHELFVEETSLMNHMEQMHSGEKKNSCSICSETFHTVEELYSHMDSHQQPESCNHSNSPSLVTVGYTSVSSTTPDSNLSVDSSTMVEAAPPIPKSRGRKRAAQQSSDLAVPSSKQAKVTYSCIYCNKQLFSSLAVLQIHLKTMHLDKPEQAHICQYCLEVLPSLYNLNEHLKQVHEAQDPGMIVSAMPAIVYQCNFCSEVVNDLNTLQEHIRCSHGFANPAAKDSNAFFCPHCYMGFLTDSSLEEHIRQVHCDLSGSRFGSPVLGTPKEPVVEVYSCSYCTNSPIFNSVLKLNKHIKENHKNIPLALNYIHNGKKSRALSPLSPVAIEQTSLKMMQAVGGASARPTGEYICNQCGAKYTNLDSFQTHLKTHLDTVLPKLTCPQCNKEFPNQESLLKHVTIHFMITSTYYICESCDKQFTSVDDLQKHLLDMHTFVFFRCTLCQEVFDSKVSIQLHLAVKHSNEKKVYRCTSCNWDFRNETDLQLHVKHNHLENQGKVHKCIFCGESFGTEVELQCHITTHSKKYNCKFCSKAFHAIILLEKHLREKHCVFETKTPNCGTNGASEQVQKEEVELQTLLTNSQESHNSHDGSEEDVDTSEPMYGCDICGAAYTMETLLQNHQLRDHNIRPGESAIVKKKAELIKGNYKCNVCSRTFFSENGLREHMQTHLGPVKHYMCPICGERFPSLLTLTEHKVTHSKSLDTGNCRICKMPLQSEEEFLEHCQMHPDLRNSLTGFRCVVCMQTVTSTLELKIHGTFHMQKTGNGAAVQTTGRGQHLPKLYKCASCLKEFRSKQDLVKLDINGLPYGLCAGCVNLSKSSSPGVNIPPGSSRPSLGQNENLSAMEGKSKAGGLKTRCSSCNVKFESENELQNHIQTVHRELVPDSNSTQLKTPQVSPMPRISPSQSDEKKTYQCIKCQMVFYNEWDIQVHVANHMIDEGLNHECKLCSQTFDSPAKLQCHLIEHSFEGMGGTFKCPVCFTVFVQANKLQQHIFSAHGQEDKIYDCTQCPQKFFFQTELQNHTMTQHSS
- the ZNF521 gene encoding zinc finger protein 521 isoform X3, with product MQVHERNKDGSQSGSRMEDWKMKDTQKCSQCEEGFDFPEDLQKHIAECHPECSPNEDRAALQCVYCHELFVEETSLMNHMEQMHSGEKKNSCSICSETFHTVEELYSHMDSHQQPESCNHSNSPSLVTVGYTSVSSTTPDSNLSVDSSTMVEAAPPIPKSRGRKRAAQQSSDLAVPSSKQAKVTYSCIYCNKQLFSSLAVLQIHLKTMHLDKPEQAHICQYCLEVLPSLYNLNEHLKQVHEAQDPGMIVSAMPAIVYQCNFCSEVVNDLNTLQEHIRCSHGFANPAAKDSNAFFCPHCYMGFLTDSSLEEHIRQVHCDLSGSRFGSPVLGTPKEPVVEVYSCSYCTNSPIFNSVLKLNKHIKENHKNIPLALNYIHNGKKSRALSPLSPVAIEQTSLKMMQAVGGASARPTGEYICNQCGAKYTNLDSFQTHLKTHLDTVLPKLTCPQCNKEFPNQESLLKHVTIHFMITSTYYICESCDKQFTSVDDLQKHLLDMHTFVFFRCTLCQEVFDSKVSIQLHLAVKHSNEKKVYRCTSCNWDFRNETDLQLHVKHNHLENQGKVHKCIFCGESFGTEVELQCHITTHSKKYNCKFCSKAFHAIILLEKHLREKHCVFETKTPNCGTNGASEQVQKEEVELQTLLTNSQESHNSHDGSEEDVDTSEPMYGCDICGAAYTMETLLQNHQLRDHNIRPGESAIVKKKAELIKGNYKCNVCSRTFFSENGLREHMQTHLGPVKHYMCPICGERFPSLLTLTEHKVTHSKSLDTGNCRICKMPLQSEEEFLEHCQMHPDLRNSLTGFRCVVCMQTVTSTLELKIHGTFHMQKTGNGAAVQTTGRGQHLPKLYKCASCLKEFRSKQDLVKLDINGLPYGLCAGCVNLSKSSSPGVNIPPGSSRPSLGQNENLSAMEGKSKAGGLKTRCSSCNVKFESENELQNHIQTVHRELVPDSNSTQLKTPQVSPMPRISPSQSDEKKTYQCIKCQMVFYNEWDIQVHVANHMIDEGLNHECKLCSQTFDSPAKLQCHLIEHSFEGMGGTFKCPVCFTVFVQANKLQQHIFSAHGQEDKIYDCTQCPQKFFFQTELQNHTMTQHSS